A window from Cytobacillus sp. FSL H8-0458 encodes these proteins:
- a CDS encoding BglG family transcription antiterminator, with the protein MILDQRCMTILTKMVHAPTHVSPQELMEELQISKRTVYYDVDKINSWLKDQGLDELKYVRAAGFFLDEEEKQQIKQRLDSFDKAASYEFSRKERMAWTAILILTREKTIYLQDLIDKLGVSRSTLLADIKELKKQLSQFQVQLNFHKPSGYYIAGEEQDKRKMLIYCLSQVLTNRGWNDLLSEVQLTIQDTPGLSPEMFQRADLETIYEILNESESFSGVHYTDEVMETLSAHIFMLIKRFNQEKYIKMDPVEKQVIKETKEYTAAQFICRKIESGFQIEVPDDEACYLATYLLGAKISDYDTHELENQDLAILKSIAIRMVDDFQKYACVFFQNRKELERNLLIHLKPAYFRIKYGIELENPLSKSVQESYQDLFILTKKVVHHFEYVLGKKVSDDEAAYIAMHFGGWIDKEGVRVEARKKAAVVCASGIGTSRILQKQIEDLMPFVDVANVYTVREYEKASLADLDFVISTTPVSLKNVPVFIVNPILNPSEKESLLKQVQASEKRPKSENIETLMDIIRKHADIKDESMLIQELKVYYQSNKEAKSEVDQKPMLNEVLTADKIQFSDSAPSWQEALQIASQPLLADQSISRNYIDAMIENVKEMGPYIVIAPGIALPHARPEAGVNKLGMSFLQLKESCAFSEKPEHQVRLFFVLAAIDNETHLKALSQLSKMLSDSDNLEKLQNADTAADVLEIINQYSQD; encoded by the coding sequence ATGATTCTTGACCAGCGCTGCATGACGATTTTGACGAAAATGGTCCATGCACCTACACATGTTTCTCCGCAGGAGCTTATGGAAGAATTACAGATTTCCAAGCGGACTGTATACTATGATGTCGACAAAATTAATAGCTGGCTGAAAGACCAGGGTTTAGATGAATTGAAATATGTTCGTGCTGCCGGATTTTTTCTCGATGAAGAAGAAAAGCAGCAGATTAAACAGCGGCTGGATTCGTTTGATAAAGCTGCCAGTTATGAGTTTTCACGAAAAGAAAGAATGGCCTGGACCGCCATCCTCATCCTGACCCGTGAGAAAACCATTTATCTGCAGGATCTGATAGATAAGCTGGGTGTCAGCAGGAGTACGCTTCTGGCAGATATCAAGGAGTTAAAAAAGCAGCTGAGTCAGTTCCAGGTTCAGTTGAATTTCCATAAACCTTCTGGCTACTACATTGCCGGCGAAGAACAGGATAAGCGGAAAATGCTGATTTACTGCTTATCACAGGTTTTAACCAATCGCGGCTGGAATGATCTATTATCCGAAGTCCAGTTAACCATCCAGGACACACCTGGACTGTCACCTGAAATGTTTCAGCGTGCTGATTTAGAAACAATTTATGAGATTCTGAATGAAAGTGAATCATTTTCCGGCGTTCATTACACAGATGAAGTGATGGAGACGCTAAGCGCCCATATATTTATGCTCATCAAAAGATTTAACCAGGAAAAATACATCAAAATGGATCCTGTTGAAAAACAGGTCATTAAAGAAACAAAAGAGTACACCGCTGCTCAATTTATTTGCCGAAAAATTGAAAGCGGTTTCCAGATTGAGGTTCCTGATGATGAAGCCTGCTATCTTGCAACCTACCTGTTAGGGGCGAAAATAAGCGACTATGATACACATGAGCTGGAAAATCAGGACCTTGCTATCCTCAAATCAATAGCAATAAGAATGGTCGATGATTTTCAAAAGTATGCCTGCGTATTTTTTCAAAACCGGAAGGAACTTGAACGAAATTTATTGATTCATTTAAAACCGGCATATTTCCGGATCAAATATGGAATCGAACTGGAGAATCCATTATCCAAATCCGTACAGGAGTCCTATCAGGATCTGTTTATTCTAACCAAAAAAGTGGTTCATCATTTTGAATACGTGCTTGGCAAAAAAGTATCGGATGATGAAGCGGCCTATATTGCGATGCACTTTGGAGGCTGGATTGATAAAGAAGGCGTCAGGGTGGAAGCCCGCAAAAAAGCGGCTGTAGTGTGTGCCAGCGGTATCGGCACGTCCCGAATCCTTCAGAAACAAATTGAAGATCTCATGCCGTTTGTCGATGTGGCGAATGTATACACCGTCCGTGAATATGAGAAAGCGTCCCTGGCTGATTTGGATTTTGTCATTTCGACCACGCCAGTATCCCTGAAAAATGTACCGGTGTTTATTGTAAATCCGATTCTTAACCCGTCTGAGAAGGAATCCCTGCTTAAGCAGGTTCAGGCATCAGAAAAAAGGCCGAAATCAGAAAACATTGAGACATTGATGGACATTATCCGGAAGCATGCAGATATTAAAGACGAAAGCATGCTGATCCAGGAGTTGAAAGTCTACTATCAATCAAATAAAGAAGCAAAAAGTGAGGTGGACCAAAAGCCAATGTTAAATGAAGTTCTAACCGCAGATAAAATTCAATTTTCAGATTCTGCCCCAAGCTGGCAGGAAGCACTGCAAATAGCGTCACAGCCGCTATTGGCCGATCAATCCATCAGCCGTAATTACATTGATGCCATGATTGAAAACGTGAAAGAAATGGGGCCATATATCGTCATCGCTCCTGGAATTGCCCTTCCTCATGCCCGCCCTGAAGCTGGTGTGAACAAGCTGGGAATGAGCTTTCTGCAATTAAAGGAAAGCTGTGCTTTTTCGGAAAAGCCGGAGCATCAGGTAAGATTATTCTTTGTGCTGGCAGCCATCGATAATGAAACCCATTTAAAAGCATTATCTCAACTGTCCAAAATGCTGTCTGACAGCGATAACCTTGAAAAGCTGCAGAATGCTGATACAGCAGCTGACGTATTGGAAATTATTAATCAATATTCACAAGACTAA